TGGCCGACGGGCTTGTACGTGCCCTCGATGTCGTTGGCCCAGAAGTGGGCGATCTCCGTCTGGTCGGCCGTACGGGCGGTGGAGTTCTTCCCGCCGATCTGCTTGATCTCGTTGACCTGCGCGGCGTACTCGGGGCTCTTCAGGAGCTCCTCGGCGGAGGCGAAGCCACCGATGTTGCCCGGCCGGAACTGGCTGCCGGAGGAGATGCCGAAGGGCTTCACCTTGCCCCAGTTGGGCGCACCCGCGGGCTTGCCGGGGGCAGGCTGCCAGTGACCGGGGGCGGTGTTCACGACGTACGGCGTGGTGTCGTTTGAGCCGTCTCCCACCCGGTGGGCCAGCAGGGCCTTGGCGATCCTGGTCCCGAGGTCGCGGCCGAACGCCCGCTGGGACGAGTTGCCGAAGTCGGGCAGGGCCAGGGCGGCGTTCAGCTTGGCGTCGAGGTCGGCGACCGGGTAGGCGGGGAAGGCGCCCCGCAGCGCGGTGTACGCGGCGTAGTCGATGGCCGTGTTCAGGGACCCGTAGGCGCCGGCCGCCGAGGCGTCCTTGGTGAGGTACGGCTTGCCGATGGTGCGGATGGAGTTGACGGAGTCGTAGATCGAGAGGTCCAGGATCGCGCCGCCGCGGGTGAGCGGTCCGGGCGTCCCGCCGGTCTTGCGGAACACGTCCAGCAGCACGTTGTTCCAGTACAGGACGTGGTCCTGGGAGCCGCGCGCCGTGGAGGGCACGGAACTCTCGCCGGCGGGGGGCGTGACCTCGGCCGCGGCGGGGACGGAGGGGGCCAGCGTGGCGATGCCCGCGAGGGAGAGGCCGGCCACGGCCACGCGCAGAGTCCTGCCCTTGCGTATGGAGCGGAGCATGAGATGAGTTCCCTGTCTGTCGGCGCCCGGTGACGTTCCTGACGCGTCGTCACCGCGGCGGTGCCTTCTTCGCCGAGAAACGTAAGACGGCTCCGCCCCCGGTCACCGATGGCTCCCCAGATGCCAGCCATCGGGAATCCCGATGGGCCGCGGATGGCCAGGGGTTTCATGCGATGTCCACACTTCTCTAACGGCATGTTGGCAATGAACCGTTAGAGGCTCACTCGGCATGCCGGTCCGCCGGGTGGAGCTCCGCGGGATGGTGCCGGGCGTAGTGCCGGGCGGCGCGCGCCCTGTTGCCGCACCCCGTCGAACACCACTGCCTGCGGGAGCGCCCGCGGTCGAAGAAGAAGACG
This DNA window, taken from Streptomyces nitrosporeus, encodes the following:
- a CDS encoding vanadium-dependent haloperoxidase; translation: MLRSIRKGRTLRVAVAGLSLAGIATLAPSVPAAAEVTPPAGESSVPSTARGSQDHVLYWNNVLLDVFRKTGGTPGPLTRGGAILDLSIYDSVNSIRTIGKPYLTKDASAAGAYGSLNTAIDYAAYTALRGAFPAYPVADLDAKLNAALALPDFGNSSQRAFGRDLGTRIAKALLAHRVGDGSNDTTPYVVNTAPGHWQPAPGKPAGAPNWGKVKPFGISSGSQFRPGNIGGFASAEELLKSPEYAAQVNEIKQIGGKNSTARTADQTEIAHFWANDIEGTYKPVGQQFEHTAVIFRKYRPYGSSFESAKLFGLTSVALADAAIAIWDSKYGTDWDVWRPVDAITRANEVPNPGIVADPSWQPEEQDLAGNSFSPNFPTYVSGHSGIGAAWAGIVRNYFGTDNLSFTGGTDDPLAQGVTRSFPSLSAAAQEKADSRKYIGVHFEWDNAAALELGYDLSDEVYRNILN